From the Acidobacteriota bacterium genome, one window contains:
- a CDS encoding DUF1330 domain-containing protein has product MATKAHEADESRTPDQEEAVYMLNALWFKPQGGAEKYSEYARAARPFVQRLGARVLDAFEPEQALGDFDADLFFVVRYPSWEAFQSLVEDPDYNKRVRPLREAALEKSLLIRCRRAPGF; this is encoded by the coding sequence ATGGCAACGAAGGCGCACGAGGCGGACGAGTCCCGCACCCCAGACCAGGAGGAGGCCGTTTACATGCTCAACGCCCTGTGGTTCAAACCGCAGGGCGGCGCCGAGAAATACTCCGAGTATGCCCGCGCCGCGCGGCCCTTCGTCCAGCGTCTAGGCGCCCGGGTGCTCGACGCTTTCGAGCCCGAGCAGGCCCTCGGCGACTTCGACGCCGACCTCTTCTTCGTGGTCCGCTATCCCAGCTGGGAGGCGTTCCAGAGCCTGGTAGAAGATCCCGACTACAACAAAAGGGTGCGCCCACTGCGGGAGGCGGCCTTGGAGAAATCGCTGCTGATTCGCTGCCGGCGGGCGCCGGGCTTCTAG